One region of Chloroflexota bacterium genomic DNA includes:
- a CDS encoding aminoglycoside phosphotransferase family protein: MSESFPVEILEELVRAHVGADVGSLRFRPIRTGKHNRSYWVEGDGERFVLRIAPPDDAGFLFYERLMMRQEPELHALIRERTTIPVAEIVGYDFSRTRIDRDYILMRALPGTPMSDIPHLTRAQWRRALHQVGVYLRQLHELTAPECLGVQAYGYLGAHRPMEPQPTWVDAFRVMWRKLLDDVEACGSYTPAEAKMMRDLLDAYIDYFDRPVASRLLHMDVWSQNILIDEAGNVTGLVDFDRALWGDVEIEFAVLDYCGISEPPFWSGYGARRDESSAAMIRHRFYLLYEVQKYMPISVWRRNDRMGAERYKQQCLALAAPLLADGRAGIS, encoded by the coding sequence TTGTCGGAATCTTTTCCTGTTGAGATCCTGGAGGAGCTGGTGAGGGCCCATGTCGGGGCGGACGTGGGCTCTTTGCGTTTCAGGCCCATTCGCACGGGCAAGCATAACCGCTCGTATTGGGTGGAGGGCGATGGCGAGCGGTTCGTATTGCGCATCGCCCCGCCGGACGATGCCGGTTTCCTCTTCTACGAGCGGCTGATGATGCGCCAGGAGCCGGAGCTTCACGCTCTGATCCGGGAGCGCACGACGATCCCGGTGGCGGAGATCGTGGGATACGACTTCAGCCGGACGCGCATCGATCGGGATTACATCCTGATGCGGGCTCTGCCGGGAACCCCCATGAGCGACATCCCTCATCTCACGCGGGCGCAGTGGCGGCGGGCCCTGCATCAGGTGGGGGTGTACCTGCGTCAGCTCCACGAGCTCACGGCGCCGGAGTGCCTGGGCGTTCAGGCGTATGGATACCTGGGCGCTCATCGCCCTATGGAGCCTCAGCCCACGTGGGTGGATGCCTTTCGCGTCATGTGGCGGAAGCTGCTAGACGATGTGGAAGCGTGTGGCAGTTACACGCCGGCGGAAGCGAAGATGATGCGCGACCTGCTCGACGCGTACATCGACTATTTCGATCGCCCGGTGGCTTCTCGCCTGTTGCACATGGACGTGTGGAGTCAGAACATCCTGATCGACGAGGCTGGGAATGTGACCGGGCTGGTGGATTTCGATCGTGCGTTGTGGGGGGACGTGGAGATCGAGTTCGCCGTTCTCGATTACTGTGGGATCAGCGAGCCGCCTTTCTGGTCCGGGTATGGCGCCCGGCGGGATGAGTCCTCTGCAGCGATGATCCGCCATCGCTTTTATCTCCTGTATGAGGTGCAGAAGTACATGCCGATCAGCGTCTGGCGACGAAACGATCGGATGGGGGCGGAGCGATATAAGCAACAGTGCCTCGCCCTGGCTGCCCCTCTCCTCGCAGACGGCCGCGCGGGTATCTCATAA
- a CDS encoding DNA-3-methyladenine glycosylase: MTAGTDRLSYDFFARDTLIVARELLGARLVRLLDGQRLSGVIVECEAYVGHGDTASHASRGRTPRNEVMFGPPGRAYVYFTYGMHWMLNVVTEEEGFPAAILIRALEPVEGLEVMRRLRRADRRRLRDRDLTSGPARLTQAMAIDKRFNGADLVHGDELWLERGREVPDEEVARGPRIGIHYADERDRQAPWRFWVRSSRYVSR, translated from the coding sequence ATGACAGCGGGGACAGATCGCCTCTCTTACGACTTTTTCGCTCGCGATACGCTGATCGTCGCCCGGGAGCTGTTGGGGGCGCGGCTGGTCCGTCTGTTAGATGGCCAGCGCCTCAGTGGCGTCATCGTCGAATGCGAGGCCTACGTGGGGCATGGGGATACCGCCAGCCACGCCAGCCGGGGGCGCACCCCCAGGAACGAGGTGATGTTTGGCCCGCCCGGCCGTGCCTATGTCTACTTCACCTACGGCATGCACTGGATGCTGAACGTGGTCACGGAGGAGGAGGGTTTCCCGGCGGCGATCCTGATCCGGGCCTTGGAGCCGGTTGAGGGCCTGGAGGTGATGCGCAGGCTGCGCCGGGCCGACCGGAGACGTCTGAGGGACCGGGACCTGACCAGCGGCCCCGCCCGGCTGACCCAGGCGATGGCCATCGACAAGCGTTTCAATGGCGCCGACCTGGTCCATGGGGATGAGCTGTGGCTGGAGCGGGGGCGGGAGGTTCCGGATGAGGAGGTGGCGCGTGGCCCCCGGATCGGGATCCATTACGCCGACGAGCGAGATCGGCAGGCTCCCTGGCGGTTCTGGGTTCGGTCCAGTCGCTACGTGTCCCGGTGA
- a CDS encoding cation transporter has protein sequence MSPEQRERKSIQAANIGLVANIFLAALKTAIGILGNSPALLADGINSTSDVAYYIIVSVFMRLAGKPADEEHPYGHSQLESVGALVVGAFVITTGIAVFWNAVNEVYNLLSGQGDFSGASAAALWVALLTVGMKMGLTVFTYRVGNQTKNAAVLAMAYDHRNDVLSASAAAVGIFLGRHGYLWVDPMAGALVALVILRTGVEILRESSEDLMDTVPGRSLAEQITQLLATVPGVREVEEIHAHRFGPYLVVNLTIGVDGTLSVAAGDQIASHVERVLYENIEFLRRVHVHYHPVQEPSSPGVEPSARETGAGRPAMTVSYHREESAPIT, from the coding sequence ATGAGTCCTGAGCAGAGGGAACGAAAGAGCATCCAGGCCGCCAATATCGGTTTGGTGGCGAATATCTTCCTGGCCGCATTGAAGACGGCCATCGGTATTCTGGGGAACAGCCCGGCGTTGCTCGCTGATGGCATCAATTCCACCAGCGATGTGGCGTATTACATCATCGTGAGCGTGTTCATGCGGCTGGCCGGCAAGCCGGCGGACGAGGAGCACCCGTATGGGCATAGCCAGCTGGAGAGCGTGGGGGCGTTGGTGGTCGGGGCGTTCGTGATCACCACGGGCATCGCCGTCTTCTGGAACGCGGTCAATGAGGTGTATAACCTGCTCTCCGGGCAGGGCGACTTTAGCGGCGCATCGGCGGCAGCGCTGTGGGTGGCGTTGCTCACCGTCGGGATGAAGATGGGGTTGACCGTCTTCACCTATCGGGTGGGCAATCAGACGAAGAACGCGGCCGTGCTGGCCATGGCCTATGATCATCGCAACGACGTGCTCTCGGCCTCCGCGGCGGCCGTCGGCATCTTCCTGGGACGCCATGGTTACCTGTGGGTGGACCCCATGGCCGGCGCGTTGGTGGCGCTGGTCATCCTGAGGACGGGCGTCGAGATCCTGCGGGAGTCCTCCGAGGATCTGATGGACACGGTGCCGGGGCGGTCGCTGGCGGAGCAGATCACCCAGCTGTTGGCGACGGTGCCGGGGGTGAGGGAGGTCGAGGAGATCCACGCCCATCGGTTCGGGCCATACCTGGTGGTCAATCTCACCATCGGGGTGGATGGCACCCTGAGCGTGGCTGCCGGGGATCAGATCGCATCCCATGTGGAACGTGTCCTGTACGAGAACATCGAGTTCTTGCGGCGGGTCCATGTGCATTATCATCCCGTTCAGGAGCCATCGTCGCCCGGGGTTGAACCGAGCGCCCGGGAGACGGGCGCCGGACGGCCGGCGATGACGGTCTCGTATCATCGGGAGGAGAGCGCTCCCATCACATAG